In the Anguilla anguilla isolate fAngAng1 chromosome 7, fAngAng1.pri, whole genome shotgun sequence genome, one interval contains:
- the mybpc1 gene encoding myosin-binding protein C, slow-type isoform X3, which yields MPEPTKKDEISNTSPEESVAPDNSEAPPPPVITPPPEAVETEQKKPVEAVDTDLKASVEAVDAGMPEPVQPVDAELKVPVEVVDAGIPEPVQPVEAGLKVPVEAVDAGMPEPVQPVEAGLKVHVEAVDAEMPEPVQPVEAGLKVPVEVVDAGMPKPVQPVDNGLKVPVEAVDAGMPEPVQPVDAGLKVPMEVVDAGMPEPVQPVDATLKVPVKVADTGLNVHKKTVDAGLKVHKKTVDSGLKIHKKTIDAGLKVHEKTVDARLKVNEKVVDATLKVPVELVDAGMPEPVQPVDAGMKESVGPVDAEIKEPVQALDNGLKDKDPSIPPHPVPPVKSMKEETEAVTGVVTPSPPSSDKDDDAGGRTPSPQAPSEEAISLKKLSIELPNDSVPESARERKDSVWSLGEGQSLDDLEKQPENTQLSTLLIEKPQSGSINVGDDISFIAKVEAKDLLRKPAIKWFKGKWMDLASKTGKHLQLKESFDRFTKVHTFEMHIMKAKDNFAGNYRCEVTYKDKFDSCSFDLEIKDIPEAAPSIDIRSAFKRSSEGQDDAGELDFSGLLKHRMNREPKQEETPEVDVWEILRNARPDEYERIAFMYGITDLRGLLRRLKKTKKEEKKSEAFAKKLDPAYQVDKGGKIRFAVDLADPTVELKWFKNGQEIRPTPKYIFEHKGTQRIMIINNCTLQDDAAYTVTAGDEKSTTELFVKELPVKITKELQPVKTTVNERIELECEVSEEGAQVKWLKNGVEIPTGVRSRYRVKSDGMKHVLIIDDAMKEDTGTYSLMASGGTSQAHIQVDLKPLKILQDLSDQTIRLGQPLKLHCELSPGNVPGRWYRNGQLIQPNDRINIMHRAKNHRLEVECSSIHDSGDYTFVLEGYSQSLSARVHIIDPPKVYLDSLNYPDNTVTIVAGNKLRLEVPISGEPTPRVVWMKGERVIPDTGSRVRAETFSDHTSLTIDIAEREDSGNYKIVLQNEAGQDTATVKVKVVDIPDPPEAPMVPEVGGDWCLMTWDPPIYDGGSPILGYFIERKKKQSSRWMRLNFDLCKETSFEPKKMIEGVPYEVRVFAVNAIGTSRPSEHSRAFVPLAVTSDPTMLVVDDVTDTSVTMKWRPPDTIGAAGLDGYVLEYCFEGTDEWIVANPELTEKTKYTITGLPPESKIFVRVKAINKAGPSAPRTLQHPILIKEIIERPKIRLPRHLKQTYIRRVGEAINLVIPFLGKPRPKVSWLKGGKAVDPTQVSIRNSECDSIIFIRKAERKHSGKYEMSVQVENYVDTAILDIQIVDLPGPPQYVKIDEVWGENVALEWTPPTDNGNAPIIGYTIQKADKKTMEWYTCVERYHRTCITVTELVVGNEYFFRIFSENMCGLSESATSTKDSALILKEGINLKIPEYNEYDFAEAPHFTQPLMNTFAIAGYNATLNCSVRANPRPKVIWMKNKIAIIDDPRYRMFSNQGVCSLEIRKPNPYDGGTYTCKAVNDLGEAQVDCKLEVKGGFTFYELMQRGVPLHLIDKYMSEAKSSEPERK from the exons ATGAGATCTCCAACACCTCCCCTGAAG AGAGTGTTGCACCAGACAATagtgaggctccgccccctcctgtGATTACGCCACCTCCAG AGGCTGTAGAGACTGAGCAGAAGAAGCCTGTGGAGGCTGTAGACACAGACCTGAAGGCATCTGTGGAGGCTGTAGATGCTGGAATGCCAGAGCCTGTGCAGCCTGTAGATGCTGAGCTGAAGGTACCTGTGGAGGTTGTAGATGCTGGAATTCCAGAGCCTGTGCAGCCTGTAGAAGCTGGGCTAAAGGTACCTGTGGAGGCTGTAGATGCTGGTATGCCAGAGCCTGTGCAGCCTGTAGAAGCCGGGCTGAAGGTACATGTGGAGGCTGTAGATGCAGAAATGCCAGAGCCTGTGCAGCCTGTAGAAGCTGGGCTAAAGGTACCTGTGGAGGTTGTAGATGCTGGAATGCCAAAGCCTGTGCAGCCTGTAGATAATGGACTGAAGGTTCCTGTGGAGGCTGTAGATGCTGGAATGCCAGAGCCTGTGCAGCCTGTAGATGCTGGGCTGAAGGTACCTATGGAGGTTGTAGATGCTGGAATGCCAGAGCCTGTGCAGCCTGTAGATGCTACGCTGAAGGTACCTGTGAAGGTTGCAGACACTGGGCTGAACGTTCATAAGAAGACTGTAGATGCTGGGCTGAAAGTTCACAAGAAGACTGTAGATTCTGGGCTGAAAATTCACAAGAAGACCATAGATGCTGGGTTGAAAGTGCATGAGAAGACTGTAGACGCTCGGCTGAAAGTAAATGAGAAGGTTGTAGATGCCACGCTGAAGGTACCCGTGGAGCTTGTAGATGCTGGAATGCCAGAGCCTGTGCAGCCTGTAGATGCTGGAATGAAGGAGTCTGTGGGGCCTGTAGATGCTGAAATTAAGGAACCTGTGCAGGCTTTAGACAATGGTCTGAAGGATAAGGACCCCAGCATTCCCCCTCACCCTG TGCCGCCTGTGAAATCAATGAAAGAGGAAACGGAAGCAGTTACTGGGGTGGTTaccccatccccaccctcaTCAG ATAAAGATGACGATGCTGGTGGCAGAACCCCATCACCACAGGCCCCATCAG AGGAGGCCATTTCACTCAAGAAACTGTCTATTGAGCTGCCTA ATGATAGCGTTCCTGAGTCAGCCAGGGAGAGAAAAGACTCAG TGTGGTCACTGGGAGAAGGACAGTCTCTGGATGACCTGGAAAAGCAGCCAGAGAACACACAGCTTTCTACCTTGCTCATAGAGAAACCCCAGAGTGGCTCCATCAATGTGG GTGACGATATAAGTTTCATTGCCAAAGTGGAGGCCAAAGACCTGTTGCGCAAACCAGCTATCAAATGGTTCAAAGGAAAGTGGATGGATCTGGCCAGCAAGACTGGGAAGCATCTGCAGCTGAAGGAAAGCTTTGACCGATTCACCAAG GTTCATACTTTCGAGATGCACATCATGAAGGCCAAAGATAACTTTGCTGGGAATTACAGGTGTGAGGTTACCTACAAGGACAAATTCGACAGCTGCTCCTTTGATTTAGAGATTAAAG ATATCCCTGAAGCCGCTCCTAGCATTGACATTCGATCAGCTTTTAAAAGAAG CAGTGAAGGACAAGACGATGCAGGAGAACTTGACTTTAGTGGTCTCCTTAAACATAG AATGAACAG GGAGCCAAAGCAGGAAGAGACCCCAGAGGTGGATGTGTGGGAGATCTTGAGGAATGCCAGACCCGATGAGTACGAGAGGATTGCTTTCATGTATGGTATCACTGACCTGAGGGGATTGTTGAGGAGACTGAAGAAGAccaagaaggaggagaagaagagcgAAG CATTTGCCAAAAAGCTGGACCCAGCATACCAGGTGGACAAGGGTGGGAAGATCCGGTTTGCGGTGGACCTGGCTGACCCAACTGTGGAGCTGAAGTGGTTCAAGAATGGGCAGGAGATCAGGCCCACCCCAAA GTACATCTTTGAACACAAAGGCACCCAGCGGATAATGATCATCAACAACTGCACCCTGCAGGATGACGCTGCCTACACCGTCACCGCTGGCGATGAGAAGTCTACCACTGAACTGTTTGTTAAAG AGTTACCAGTGAAAATAACCAAAGAGCTGCAACCGGTGAAAACCACGGTGAACGAGCGAATTGAGTTGGAATGTGAGGTGTCTGAAGAGGGAGCTCAAGTTAAATG GCTGAAGAATGGCGTGGAGATCCCAACTGGAGTCCGCTCTCGCTACCGAGTCAAGAGCGACGGGATGAAGCACGTGCTGATCATTGACGATGCCATGAAAGAAGACACTGGCACTTATTCCCTGATGGCCTCAGGTGGCACCAGTCAGGCCCACATTCAGGTTGACT TGAAACCTCTGAAGATTCTGCAGGACCTGAGTGACCAGACGATCCGTTTGGGTCAGCCCCTCAAGCTGCACTGTGAGCTCTCCCCTGGGAACGTGCCAGGCCGCTGGTACAGGAACGGCCAGCTGATCCAGCCTAATGACCGCATCAACATCATGCACAGAGCCAA GAACCACAGACTAGAAGTCGAGTGCTCCTCAATCCATGATTCAGGGGACTACACCTTTGTGCTGGAGGGATACTCTCAAAGCCTCTCTGCCAGAGTTCACATCATAG ATCCCCCCAAAGTGTACCTGGACAGTCTAAATTACCCTGACAACACTGTGACCATCGTGGCAGGAAACAAATTGCGTCTGGAGGTCCCTATTAGCGGAGAGCCTACCCCCAGAGTGGTGTGGATGAAGGGGGAAAGG GTTATCCCAGATACAGGCAGTAGGGTTCGAGCAGAGACGTTCTCTGACCACACCAGCCTCACAATAGACATCGCAGAGCGGGAAGACTCAGGCAACTACAAGATTGTGCTGCAGAATGAAGCAGGACAGGACACAGCCACCGTCAAAGTGAAGGTTGTTG ACATTCCTGACCCCCCTGAGGCCCCAATGGTTCCTGAAGTGGGAGGAGATTGGTGTTTGATGACTTGGGACCCGCCCATCTATGATGGAGGCTCACCCATCTTAG GTTACTTCATTGAGAGGAAGAAGAAACAGAGTTCCAGGTGGATGAGACTCAACTTTGACCTTTGCAAAGAGACCAGTTTTGAACCTAAGAAGATGATTGAGGGTGTTCCCTATGAAGTGAGAGTGTTTGCAGTGAATGCCATTGGCACGTCCCGCCCCAGCGAACACTCCAGGGCGTTTGTGCCCCTGG CTGTTACAAGTGATCCAACAATGCTGGTggtggatgatgtcacagacactTCGGTGACAATGAAGTGGCGCCCCCCTGATACCATTGGTGCTGCAGGGTTGGATGGCTATGTGTTGGAGTACTGCTTTGAAGGAA CCGATGAGTGGATTGTGGCTAACCCGGAGCTGACGGAGAAAACCAAGTACACCATCACAGGTCTGCCTCCAGAGAGCAAGATCTTCGTGAGGGTGAAGGCTATCAATAAAGCAGGGCCCAGCGCACCAAGGACGCTCCAACACCCCATTCTGATCAAAGAGATCATTG AACGTCCCAAGATTCGCCTGCCGAGACATCTGAAGCAGACATACATTCGCAGGGTCGGAGAGGCCATTAATCTCGTCATTCCCTTCCTG GGGAAACCAAGACCAAAGGTGAGCTGGCTGAAGGGGGGGAAGGCTGTGGATCCTACACAGGTGAGCATTCGCAACAGCGAATGCGACAGCATTATCTTCATCCGCAAGGCCGAGAGGAAGCACTCCGGGAAATATGAGATGTCCGTGCAGGTGGAGAACTATGTGGACACTGCCATTTTAGATATCCAGATTGTGG ACCTCCCTGGGCCCCCACAGTATGTGAAGATTGATGAAGTGTGGGGAGAGAATGTAGCATTGGAATGGACTCCCCCAACTGACAATGGCAATGCACCAATAATAGGCTACACCATTCAGAAAGCTGACAAGAAGACGatg GAGTGGTACACGTGTGTGGAGCGCTACCATCGCACCTGCATCACCGTCACGGAGTTGGTAGTGGGGAACGAGTACTTCTTCCGCATCTTCTCAGAGAACATGTGTGGACTGAGTGAGAGCGCCACCTCTACCAAGGACAGTGCACTCATTTTGAAGGAGG GCATTAACCTGAAGATCCCGGAGTACAATGAATACGACTTTGCAGAAGCACCCCACTTCACTCAGCCCCTGATGAACACGTTTGCTATCGCCGGCTACAACGCCACACTCAATTGCAGTGTCCGTGCCAATCCTCGG CCTAAAGTGATATGGATGAAGAATAAGATTGCCATCATTGACGACCCACGGTACCGCATGTTTAGCAACCAAGGCGTGTGCTCCCTGGAGATTCGTAAGCCTAACCCCTATGATGGGGGCACCTACACCTGCAAAGCCGTCAATGACTTGGGAGAGGCGCAGGTGGACTGTAAGCTTGAGGTGAAAG
- the mybpc1 gene encoding myosin-binding protein C, slow-type isoform X2: protein MPEPTKKDEISNTSPEESVAPDNSEAPPPPVITPPPEAVETEQKKPVEAVDTDLKASVEAVDAGMPEPVQPVDAELKVPVEVVDAGIPEPVQPVEAGLKVPVEAVDAGMPEPVQPVEAGLKVHVEAVDAEMPEPVQPVEAGLKVPVEVVDAGMPKPVQPVDNGLKVPVEAVDAGMPEPVQPVDAGLKVPMEVVDAGMPEPVQPVDATLKVPVKVADTGLNVHKKTVDAGLKVHKKTVDSGLKIHKKTIDAGLKVHEKTVDARLKVNEKVVDATLKVPVELVDAGMPEPVQPVDAGMKESVGPVDAEIKEPVQALDNGLKDKDPSIPPHPVPPVKSMKEETEAVTGVVTPSPPSSDKDDDAGGRTPSPQAPSEEAISLKKLSIELPNDSVPESARERKDSVWSLGEGQSLDDLEKQPENTQLSTLLIEKPQSGSINVGDDISFIAKVEAKDLLRKPAIKWFKGKWMDLASKTGKHLQLKESFDRFTKVHTFEMHIMKAKDNFAGNYRCEVTYKDKFDSCSFDLEIKDIPEAAPSIDIRSAFKRSSEGQDDAGELDFSGLLKHREPKQEETPEVDVWEILRNARPDEYERIAFMYGITDLRGLLRRLKKTKKEEKKSEAFAKKLDPAYQVDKGGKIRFAVDLADPTVELKWFKNGQEIRPTPNQRKYIFEHKGTQRIMIINNCTLQDDAAYTVTAGDEKSTTELFVKELPVKITKELQPVKTTVNERIELECEVSEEGAQVKWLKNGVEIPTGVRSRYRVKSDGMKHVLIIDDAMKEDTGTYSLMASGGTSQAHIQVDLKPLKILQDLSDQTIRLGQPLKLHCELSPGNVPGRWYRNGQLIQPNDRINIMHRAKNHRLEVECSSIHDSGDYTFVLEGYSQSLSARVHIIDPPKVYLDSLNYPDNTVTIVAGNKLRLEVPISGEPTPRVVWMKGERVIPDTGSRVRAETFSDHTSLTIDIAEREDSGNYKIVLQNEAGQDTATVKVKVVDIPDPPEAPMVPEVGGDWCLMTWDPPIYDGGSPILGYFIERKKKQSSRWMRLNFDLCKETSFEPKKMIEGVPYEVRVFAVNAIGTSRPSEHSRAFVPLAVTSDPTMLVVDDVTDTSVTMKWRPPDTIGAAGLDGYVLEYCFEGTDEWIVANPELTEKTKYTITGLPPESKIFVRVKAINKAGPSAPRTLQHPILIKEIIERPKIRLPRHLKQTYIRRVGEAINLVIPFLGKPRPKVSWLKGGKAVDPTQVSIRNSECDSIIFIRKAERKHSGKYEMSVQVENYVDTAILDIQIVDLPGPPQYVKIDEVWGENVALEWTPPTDNGNAPIIGYTIQKADKKTMEWYTCVERYHRTCITVTELVVGNEYFFRIFSENMCGLSESATSTKDSALILKEGINLKIPEYNEYDFAEAPHFTQPLMNTFAIAGYNATLNCSVRANPRPKVIWMKNKIAIIDDPRYRMFSNQGVCSLEIRKPNPYDGGTYTCKAVNDLGEAQVDCKLEVKGGFTFYELMQRGVPLHLIDKYMSEAKSSEPERK, encoded by the exons ATGAGATCTCCAACACCTCCCCTGAAG AGAGTGTTGCACCAGACAATagtgaggctccgccccctcctgtGATTACGCCACCTCCAG AGGCTGTAGAGACTGAGCAGAAGAAGCCTGTGGAGGCTGTAGACACAGACCTGAAGGCATCTGTGGAGGCTGTAGATGCTGGAATGCCAGAGCCTGTGCAGCCTGTAGATGCTGAGCTGAAGGTACCTGTGGAGGTTGTAGATGCTGGAATTCCAGAGCCTGTGCAGCCTGTAGAAGCTGGGCTAAAGGTACCTGTGGAGGCTGTAGATGCTGGTATGCCAGAGCCTGTGCAGCCTGTAGAAGCCGGGCTGAAGGTACATGTGGAGGCTGTAGATGCAGAAATGCCAGAGCCTGTGCAGCCTGTAGAAGCTGGGCTAAAGGTACCTGTGGAGGTTGTAGATGCTGGAATGCCAAAGCCTGTGCAGCCTGTAGATAATGGACTGAAGGTTCCTGTGGAGGCTGTAGATGCTGGAATGCCAGAGCCTGTGCAGCCTGTAGATGCTGGGCTGAAGGTACCTATGGAGGTTGTAGATGCTGGAATGCCAGAGCCTGTGCAGCCTGTAGATGCTACGCTGAAGGTACCTGTGAAGGTTGCAGACACTGGGCTGAACGTTCATAAGAAGACTGTAGATGCTGGGCTGAAAGTTCACAAGAAGACTGTAGATTCTGGGCTGAAAATTCACAAGAAGACCATAGATGCTGGGTTGAAAGTGCATGAGAAGACTGTAGACGCTCGGCTGAAAGTAAATGAGAAGGTTGTAGATGCCACGCTGAAGGTACCCGTGGAGCTTGTAGATGCTGGAATGCCAGAGCCTGTGCAGCCTGTAGATGCTGGAATGAAGGAGTCTGTGGGGCCTGTAGATGCTGAAATTAAGGAACCTGTGCAGGCTTTAGACAATGGTCTGAAGGATAAGGACCCCAGCATTCCCCCTCACCCTG TGCCGCCTGTGAAATCAATGAAAGAGGAAACGGAAGCAGTTACTGGGGTGGTTaccccatccccaccctcaTCAG ATAAAGATGACGATGCTGGTGGCAGAACCCCATCACCACAGGCCCCATCAG AGGAGGCCATTTCACTCAAGAAACTGTCTATTGAGCTGCCTA ATGATAGCGTTCCTGAGTCAGCCAGGGAGAGAAAAGACTCAG TGTGGTCACTGGGAGAAGGACAGTCTCTGGATGACCTGGAAAAGCAGCCAGAGAACACACAGCTTTCTACCTTGCTCATAGAGAAACCCCAGAGTGGCTCCATCAATGTGG GTGACGATATAAGTTTCATTGCCAAAGTGGAGGCCAAAGACCTGTTGCGCAAACCAGCTATCAAATGGTTCAAAGGAAAGTGGATGGATCTGGCCAGCAAGACTGGGAAGCATCTGCAGCTGAAGGAAAGCTTTGACCGATTCACCAAG GTTCATACTTTCGAGATGCACATCATGAAGGCCAAAGATAACTTTGCTGGGAATTACAGGTGTGAGGTTACCTACAAGGACAAATTCGACAGCTGCTCCTTTGATTTAGAGATTAAAG ATATCCCTGAAGCCGCTCCTAGCATTGACATTCGATCAGCTTTTAAAAGAAG CAGTGAAGGACAAGACGATGCAGGAGAACTTGACTTTAGTGGTCTCCTTAAACATAG GGAGCCAAAGCAGGAAGAGACCCCAGAGGTGGATGTGTGGGAGATCTTGAGGAATGCCAGACCCGATGAGTACGAGAGGATTGCTTTCATGTATGGTATCACTGACCTGAGGGGATTGTTGAGGAGACTGAAGAAGAccaagaaggaggagaagaagagcgAAG CATTTGCCAAAAAGCTGGACCCAGCATACCAGGTGGACAAGGGTGGGAAGATCCGGTTTGCGGTGGACCTGGCTGACCCAACTGTGGAGCTGAAGTGGTTCAAGAATGGGCAGGAGATCAGGCCCACCCCAAA TCAAAGGAA GTACATCTTTGAACACAAAGGCACCCAGCGGATAATGATCATCAACAACTGCACCCTGCAGGATGACGCTGCCTACACCGTCACCGCTGGCGATGAGAAGTCTACCACTGAACTGTTTGTTAAAG AGTTACCAGTGAAAATAACCAAAGAGCTGCAACCGGTGAAAACCACGGTGAACGAGCGAATTGAGTTGGAATGTGAGGTGTCTGAAGAGGGAGCTCAAGTTAAATG GCTGAAGAATGGCGTGGAGATCCCAACTGGAGTCCGCTCTCGCTACCGAGTCAAGAGCGACGGGATGAAGCACGTGCTGATCATTGACGATGCCATGAAAGAAGACACTGGCACTTATTCCCTGATGGCCTCAGGTGGCACCAGTCAGGCCCACATTCAGGTTGACT TGAAACCTCTGAAGATTCTGCAGGACCTGAGTGACCAGACGATCCGTTTGGGTCAGCCCCTCAAGCTGCACTGTGAGCTCTCCCCTGGGAACGTGCCAGGCCGCTGGTACAGGAACGGCCAGCTGATCCAGCCTAATGACCGCATCAACATCATGCACAGAGCCAA GAACCACAGACTAGAAGTCGAGTGCTCCTCAATCCATGATTCAGGGGACTACACCTTTGTGCTGGAGGGATACTCTCAAAGCCTCTCTGCCAGAGTTCACATCATAG ATCCCCCCAAAGTGTACCTGGACAGTCTAAATTACCCTGACAACACTGTGACCATCGTGGCAGGAAACAAATTGCGTCTGGAGGTCCCTATTAGCGGAGAGCCTACCCCCAGAGTGGTGTGGATGAAGGGGGAAAGG GTTATCCCAGATACAGGCAGTAGGGTTCGAGCAGAGACGTTCTCTGACCACACCAGCCTCACAATAGACATCGCAGAGCGGGAAGACTCAGGCAACTACAAGATTGTGCTGCAGAATGAAGCAGGACAGGACACAGCCACCGTCAAAGTGAAGGTTGTTG ACATTCCTGACCCCCCTGAGGCCCCAATGGTTCCTGAAGTGGGAGGAGATTGGTGTTTGATGACTTGGGACCCGCCCATCTATGATGGAGGCTCACCCATCTTAG GTTACTTCATTGAGAGGAAGAAGAAACAGAGTTCCAGGTGGATGAGACTCAACTTTGACCTTTGCAAAGAGACCAGTTTTGAACCTAAGAAGATGATTGAGGGTGTTCCCTATGAAGTGAGAGTGTTTGCAGTGAATGCCATTGGCACGTCCCGCCCCAGCGAACACTCCAGGGCGTTTGTGCCCCTGG CTGTTACAAGTGATCCAACAATGCTGGTggtggatgatgtcacagacactTCGGTGACAATGAAGTGGCGCCCCCCTGATACCATTGGTGCTGCAGGGTTGGATGGCTATGTGTTGGAGTACTGCTTTGAAGGAA CCGATGAGTGGATTGTGGCTAACCCGGAGCTGACGGAGAAAACCAAGTACACCATCACAGGTCTGCCTCCAGAGAGCAAGATCTTCGTGAGGGTGAAGGCTATCAATAAAGCAGGGCCCAGCGCACCAAGGACGCTCCAACACCCCATTCTGATCAAAGAGATCATTG AACGTCCCAAGATTCGCCTGCCGAGACATCTGAAGCAGACATACATTCGCAGGGTCGGAGAGGCCATTAATCTCGTCATTCCCTTCCTG GGGAAACCAAGACCAAAGGTGAGCTGGCTGAAGGGGGGGAAGGCTGTGGATCCTACACAGGTGAGCATTCGCAACAGCGAATGCGACAGCATTATCTTCATCCGCAAGGCCGAGAGGAAGCACTCCGGGAAATATGAGATGTCCGTGCAGGTGGAGAACTATGTGGACACTGCCATTTTAGATATCCAGATTGTGG ACCTCCCTGGGCCCCCACAGTATGTGAAGATTGATGAAGTGTGGGGAGAGAATGTAGCATTGGAATGGACTCCCCCAACTGACAATGGCAATGCACCAATAATAGGCTACACCATTCAGAAAGCTGACAAGAAGACGatg GAGTGGTACACGTGTGTGGAGCGCTACCATCGCACCTGCATCACCGTCACGGAGTTGGTAGTGGGGAACGAGTACTTCTTCCGCATCTTCTCAGAGAACATGTGTGGACTGAGTGAGAGCGCCACCTCTACCAAGGACAGTGCACTCATTTTGAAGGAGG GCATTAACCTGAAGATCCCGGAGTACAATGAATACGACTTTGCAGAAGCACCCCACTTCACTCAGCCCCTGATGAACACGTTTGCTATCGCCGGCTACAACGCCACACTCAATTGCAGTGTCCGTGCCAATCCTCGG CCTAAAGTGATATGGATGAAGAATAAGATTGCCATCATTGACGACCCACGGTACCGCATGTTTAGCAACCAAGGCGTGTGCTCCCTGGAGATTCGTAAGCCTAACCCCTATGATGGGGGCACCTACACCTGCAAAGCCGTCAATGACTTGGGAGAGGCGCAGGTGGACTGTAAGCTTGAGGTGAAAG